The stretch of DNA aactcaaactaaaagtgtaagacctttaatacaactgaaatcattgacggctaaactcgtgacggcggaaactagactcgaagtgatgtctccccatgtctgtcccataactaaacatctgcattacctgtcatatctgctcaccatccccgaatggatcaccgcaggttttacaaaacaacaacacggggtcagttaccgcataattcaaataagacaaacaaataatgtaaccggctgatcatcctccatcaccGTCTCCCGATatcacacattaaccgactacacaccgaagtgtgtagccctgccagattacccatcgcaacagtaatcctcgccgccgatgggtgaccgcacccatccccacctagtccagctcatcaacgagcgactaacaatccctgtcccttaatgtgcacatcccctcccgtggcgggttccacggagggcgaactagggtgtgaagccactcccgcaagtgactccaccacaatcacaatcatacaACATTATCACAGCTGTCCCAACACCACTTccgtcacaatacaaccacatcaccaccgtcaccacaacaccaacactctgatgatcagcagacaacaatcatacacaatacaacaaatatctcaaatcaattacacaagaactgagtagggaaaccctaccttttcgcaatccgcttacgctgcaatcaaccatacaaatgcataacaaatatcacatcgtcacctacaacaataatcacataatacaattacacattgcacaatcccattttccccaattccatatatacagtaaccccaaaataatacaaatgacaagggaatgaaacttaccaacagtagaataagagactacacgcaaggatcacgacgattttcacacacaacgagattagaggatgattagggagtgattagggagagatcgtagaatgattagggttggaagtgatgtttttagaaactgacgtcgaatataaaataaccctaacattccctaatcaaaccgataaaataacattcgccagaacggatactcggtcgagtaaagctatactcggtcgagtatcctctactcggtcgagtattctccatactcggccgagtattactcggcagaaccaaaacagactccacaattaacactactcggtcgagtaggctctactcgaacgagtatacaacttaacaaaatccgtagtgttacagtaaatcaaaatactgacggaaattccgtcagttgtgTGCTAGTATTAGACGACGGTTATTCCGTCAGTTATCCATCATTATTTGgatttactgacggaaattccgtcatgaTACGTATTTTAGTGACGAAATAAGCTGACCCtggttactgacggaatttccgtcaggaaatggAAATACTGACGGAAAAGCCGTCAGTACGGCCTGATTTTGGCCGTCAGTATCCCGCGTTTTCGTAGTAGTGTTATATGTAACATCATAACTGTCTCGATGTTAATACTAATTTGAACTGTGATCTTACCCAACTCAATTTCAAAATAAGGTGATGGAAAAGAAAACGCCAGTATTATTTGAAAGATAAGGAGAATAACACAAAAGGAACATGACTATGGAATAGAGAATCAAACTCTTAGGATCTCTAATGGTTACTAAGAAGGACCTGCttgcaattttaaaaaaaattcaagcgGTTTGCTCACCATTGGATTAGGAAAAATGCGATCCGCTTGAAAGCTACACCTGCTCTACCAAGCTACATGCTTGATTTCAAGTAGCTTTCTTTTCATTGGTCGATTATTTTAAGTGGGTCAAGTCAAGCTACAATTGTATGTCCCTCACCATTGGAGCGGTATCCTGCTTACAAGCAATATTGTTGAAAATTCTTATGTGGCAAAGCAAGCCACAATAacttcacaaaatctcattgaagacggcacgtatccgtcactttggagtgacggataccatttcctctcataaatgacccaaatagaggagagagggaagtacatgggggtgccccaccttgtcccccctatccgttttgtgagtggcattacccgtcacttactccgacccgtcttcagcaagactaactaaAATAACTTATGGCTTACCACTAAAGATGCTTACTCCACTTTTATAAATGTCATGCTTGGTGAACCATATATCCGGAAAAAAATGCTTATCATCTAAGGCCTTTGGCATGTTTGACTGCAATCTACCAATTTAAGCTTTGTAAATGACATTGAAATAATTTATTGAGCTACAATCTGTTGTTTTACAATATCATTCCCCCAGCATGTTCATTTAGTagattgaaagaaaaaaaaatctattTAACTAAATTTGTTGATTATCATCACTGTTACTAAATCTGTTAATTAAAATACTAGTGTAGTTCACGTGCTATAGCACGGTactttttagatttattttataaagagatattattaattaaattatttgcataaataaagtatacttttaatttaatgttataatctactaaatataatattaataagaggttgaaaaaaaagtttactaccataagaagacatttgaagttaagttatttttttactattaaaaataacacaataattttataccgttacatgcaactaatttatgacattaatagtacaattattaagttagttgtataattttattaaaacgcgTATTGACCTTAAAACGAAAAGCAGTAAAAACTATTCCTCGCGTCGAAAAAGACAATTTacgaattattaaaataatgttttCACTTTTTTATTTCTAATAGAAAATACATAAGTGTTTTTACATCCTTCAAAAAATAGTTCATATTACTAAgacaaaaatttacataataaataactGATGATTTCTTACAAAATAGGTaacatataaatataatataaatttaaatttatacgaAATCAAGTTCACTCATCTAGCTTATAATATGACATGTAGAGTCCAAAATTATGGGCTATTAATAACTTTTACTTTGATAGATGAGATAGAAAAAGTGGGCTACGTATAAGGTCCACAATTTACAATCCATCAAATCTTGTTGTGTTAGTAGTATCCAGAAAAATAGGCCCAATTAAGAAGAAGTTTCTTTAGGCgagaaaactaagagaatttttattctcttaatagTAGGGGGATACTAGACAAACATACTCCTATTAATTAAAATTGTCATTTACAATCTACTTGATCAATATGCTTCTGCTATTAATAATCTACTAAACACGAAACAATCCGCAAGCATAATTAACAAGTAACAAGCAACGATATTCTGGTAATCATAAATGGATTCAAATTATGTCAAATATTTATGATTTCTTTTACACATATTCATTCTAGTTTAAGACGGGTATGCGGCCAAATAGATAAATGAGATAAAAATGAGAAACTCTTGTCCTAGGACACTATCTATCGTTATACGATAATATTTGACCCATTTACCTTCAAGACAGATACGACCGGTTCGAGGGAGACCACCAATCCCCTTTTAAAGAGAGAAGAAATTACAAATCCTGGACGCGTAAAGGCAGTTACTAGCACACTCCCCCAGTCACCCATTCATCACGCTAAACTCTCTTCTTCCCTCTCCCCTTCATCCTCTTAAAAACTCCATAGCTACTATTAGCAGTATaatcaaaatccaacaaaacAATGGATTCACCAACTGAATCAAAGAGTTGGAGCATATACGGCCGTAAAGAAATCACCTCTAAATTCGACATCCATAATCGCATTGGTTCTGGCGCTTATTCCGACGTTTACAAAGCGTCACGGAAATCCGACGGTCTAACCGTCGCACTCAAAGAAATCCACGATTACCAGAGCGCCTTCCGCGAGATCGAGGCCCTAAAGGCATTACAGAATTGCCCAAACGTCGTCGttttgatcgagtacttttggcGTGAAGACGAGGATGCTGTTCTTGTGTTAGAGTATTTACCGACGGATTTAGCGTCGGTGATTTCCGACGGGAAAAAGCGTCGGGATAAAGAAAGTGGGATTTCTGTTGGGGAAATTAAGCGGTGGATGATCCAGATTTTGCTTGGGGTTGATGCTTGTCATAGGAGTAATATTGTTCATCGAGATTTGAAGCCTTCTAATTTGCTTGTTTCTGCGAATGGTGTTCTTAAATTGGCTGATTTTGGTCAGGTTTGTTTTCTAATATCGAAAATGGTTATCGTTTTaaatgatgattcatgtcagcggACCCAAATTATTAGATTGTGGGCACAACTTGCATTTGAAACTTTTTAATGTTGAGTTTACAATGTGATTGTTATTATAAAATTTGAAACTTTTGTATGAAGTTCATATTATGGGATTGCTGATTTGTGTGTTTATGAGGTTTGATTCTGCTATATTTTCAGAGCTGTACTGATGATGATGTTGAGATCTATTGACCCGAATTTGCTCGTAGTTTGATTCATTATTGTCAAAGCTTATAGAATTTGATTAATTAGGCTGTGACAATTGGAAAAGTAGAAAGTTTTTGGATTATATTGAACTGTCTGCTAATCTGCTATGATATCGTCTTTTATACCCTTTTTTTTTATCTGGGTAAATGCTAGTAACACGATTCTTTGGCGGTTTTACAGTAGATTAGTGAGTTCCGAATACTTGTCTTTTTCTAGAATGGCAGCATTTCATGTTATGCGCCGCTTTAAGGATAGTTATAGTAAATTAGTAACTATGTTTAATCAATCGTCTTACAGAGGACTGACTGCTTTTTCAATTTATCACTTTTCAGGCAAGAATTCTTTTGGATCCAGGGTTTTCTACTTCCGTGGATGACCTGCAACATAATCAGCACACTATCCCATCCGAAAGTGAACCAGGTACATCCAATGACTTGGTCCAACAGGCTCGTGCAAATGAAAATCAAGGTGATGCCAACAGAGAGCAACTCTTCAGGAACTTGATTGAGCAAAAGGAGAAAAACCCGACCATAGATGATACTGATAAGGAATCCAATGTCCCTGACGGAGATTTTTCCTGTCTTGCTACTTGTACTGCTAGTGAACTAGAAGACGACTTCTTCGGCGGTTCATACTCATGTGACCCATATGAAGGTGTCGAGGATAACCACGGCCTGTTTActtcatgtgttgggacccgatggTTTAGAGCTCCCGAGTTGCTCTATGGATCCACAAACTATGGTATAGAGGTTGACCTCTGGTCATTAGGATGCATTTTCGCAGAGTTATTGAGTTTGGAACCCATTTTTCCTGGAACTTCAGATATCGATCAGCTAGCAAGGATTTTCAACACTTTAGGTAATTTAACCGAGGAGAACTTTCCTGGTTGCTCGAACCTCCCTGATTATAAAATGATATCTTTTAATAAAATTGAGAAACCGGTGGGAGTAGAAGGATGCTTAACCGGGAGGTCTCCTGATGAAATCCTCATAGTTAAGAAGCTCTTGTGCTTTGACCCTGCAAGTAGAGCTACTGCAATGGAGTTGTTGCATGATAAGTACCTCAATGAAGAGCCTATGCCGGTTCCTGTGTCTGAGCTTAGAGTTCCTTCAACTAGGTGGGTCCCAGATGAGGATTCGCCCCGGGATTGGCATGACTATCGAGAAACTGGGTCGGATTCTGATTTTGATGAATTCGGTGGCGTGAATTTCACAAAGACGGACACTGGATTTTCTATCCGATTTGATTGAGAACAATGAGCGCGCTCCGATTCTTTTATTTTTCATGTAATCATAGAGATGCATGATCAACAATTTTGAACTTTTCTGTTCTTTATGtaagaatatgcaaaaaaaagCCATGTACTCTTCTCAGCTACTTTTGAAGACATTTTTACAGATCAATAGATCATAGTTCAAACCAAAAAAACTGAGTTCCATATAAAATTGATCAATGAGTACCGATGACATGTGTAAAAAGCCACTCTCTCACAGTGAGACGATGCTGTGCTAGCAATGCAGTGAAACTTGGAAGATATGGTGGCTCAAATATTAAAGACACACTTGGCCAATGATAATAATACAGGCTAAAccaaatcacaaattctcatttgtagcGTCTTGCTTCTGACGGGTACatttcgtcacaagctgaagacgaagtaaaatgtaactcatttaagacgaaaatgtaaccattttaccTAAAAAGTTATTAGAACAATTTCCTAAGCTATAataatcccctatatactaaaagattaacaCATCTAAAATATTCCCGCTCAAAATTCCCGCCCTACATGTTAAAGAATACTAAAAAATTGCGCTCAATGTTATATTTGACTAATTCTTATTTTCTAAATATACTCTAGCCAAATTTTTTCTAAATATACCCACATTTAATTGGCTCCACTAATTAGCTACACTAATTGGAAAATATATACCCTAAATACATATATACTGAAATCTTTACTTAATTAGATTATCTCGCAAATTCCttacccctttttttttttgagtaaaaCCTTCTTaatccccactaaactaaaagaataagaaagctctaatattttcccgcctaaatgaactATTCCATATTTGGGCTTCATTATATTTTATCTACAATTGGGCCAAACTGTTTAATTCCTTATAATTCTATTCCATTTAAGCATTTACATACTTACAACTGGGCCAATACTGATTAGTTACATACAATAACTAACCTACTATAATATAAAAGCATTCATGTATTGTTTTTACTTCTAAAACGAAAAAATtgccaataatatatattttTCTTACACATTAATTTAATATCTATTTCTGCTCTGTGTAaaatttggttaattttttaatttttttgatttaataTATACATAAGTATATTTATTACAACACATATACACACAAAATAGTTTCATCAATTTTATATAGAGTAGCAGTGGTGAACCTTCTTTTTTCTATCTCTTAATAcaaaacattactaatattaagTTTTATTCTATACTAAAATTTCAAATCCCCACtgaactaaaagaataagaaagctctaatattttcccgcctaaatgaactATTCCATATTTGGGCTTCATTATATTTTATCTACAATTGGGTCAAACTGCTTAATTCCTTATAATTCTATTCCATTTAAACATTTTTATACTTACAACTGGGTCAATACTGATTAGTTACATACAATAACTAACCTACTACAAGATAAGAGCATTCATGTATTGTTTTTACTTCTAAAACGAAAAAATTGTCAATAATATATATTTTTCTTACACATTAATTTAATATCTATTTCTACTCTATACAACGTGAACATGTAagttttggttaattttttaatttttttttttgattta from Silene latifolia isolate original U9 population chromosome 10, ASM4854445v1, whole genome shotgun sequence encodes:
- the LOC141605913 gene encoding cyclin-dependent kinase F-1; protein product: MDSPTESKSWSIYGRKEITSKFDIHNRIGSGAYSDVYKASRKSDGLTVALKEIHDYQSAFREIEALKALQNCPNVVVLIEYFWREDEDAVLVLEYLPTDLASVISDGKKRRDKESGISVGEIKRWMIQILLGVDACHRSNIVHRDLKPSNLLVSANGVLKLADFGQARILLDPGFSTSVDDLQHNQHTIPSESEPGTSNDLVQQARANENQGDANREQLFRNLIEQKEKNPTIDDTDKESNVPDGDFSCLATCTASELEDDFFGGSYSCDPYEGVEDNHGLFTSCVGTRWFRAPELLYGSTNYGIEVDLWSLGCIFAELLSLEPIFPGTSDIDQLARIFNTLGNLTEENFPGCSNLPDYKMISFNKIEKPVGVEGCLTGRSPDEILIVKKLLCFDPASRATAMELLHDKYLNEEPMPVPVSELRVPSTRWVPDEDSPRDWHDYRETGSDSDFDEFGGVNFTKTDTGFSIRFD